In Erpetoichthys calabaricus chromosome 2, fErpCal1.3, whole genome shotgun sequence, a genomic segment contains:
- the LOC114646134 gene encoding protein rapunzel-like, translating into MSTLQQLVAEKKEVVETVMDIFEQGAEIVASVVGEIFPIFQIAAPIVKLALDNVESKEAEFMKEQFQKVRDKLDVISEEITSINNEIKKSAMDSEYFSIEENLINQFRKFMDFLNAKPKYRETKKKLFLDHFNRSGGEKNLNILYDAVTGNRAFGEPILEIALNYEEKNRRVMEDFCDRLKKLFCIGLIVLMGHAALENEDEEELAKQWSEKMKDVEVRMKIVIDDCIGSFAEQAKIDIHRLLRDKNDKNNNQLAEIILEFLKKKYNWVMWSVRVFSEPTGIFSMFSRKEYHCLTGKSRFDVPKINDTVNISVSYSSSPEPLNKTQINQLMENQKKNDVKAISEEIFYNIPACVVHTIQNNKEVAVACSFPEELHFWQQYKNVVLCVHPS; encoded by the coding sequence ATGTCTACTCTTCAGCAACTGGTGGCAGAGAAAAAGGAGGTGGTGGAGACAGTAATGGATATATTTGAACAGGGTGCTGAAATTGTTGCTAGTGTGGTAGGAGAGATTTTTCCTATCTTCCAGATAGCTGCACCCATTGTGAAACTTGCTTTAGATAATGTAGAAAGCAAAGAGGCAGAATTCATGAAGGAACAGTTCCAGAAAGTCCGGGATAAGCTTGACGTTATTTCTGAAGAGATCACCAGCATCAACAATGAAATAAAGAAGAGCGCCATGGATAGTGAATACTTTTCAATTGAGGAAAATCTGATTAACCAGTTTAGAAAATTCATGGACTTCTTAAATGCTAAGCCAAAGTATAGAGAGACCAAGAAAAAGCTGTTTTTGGATCACTTCAACAGGTCTGGTGGTGAAAAGAACCTGAACATCCTGTATGATGCAGTGACTGGAAACAGAGCCTTTGGTGAACCCATTCTAGAGATTGCTCTGAATTATGAAGAGAAAAATCGTCGTGTCATGGAGGATTTCTGCGACCGCCTGAAAAAGCTGTTCTGCATTGGACTGATTGTCTTGATGGGTCATGCTGCTTTGGagaatgaagatgaagaagaattaGCAAAGCAATGGTCAGAAAAGATGAAAGATGTTGAGGTCAGAATGAAAATAGTTATTGATGACTGTATTGGAAGCTTTGCAGAACAAGCAAAAATTGACATACACAGGCTGTTGagagataaaaatgacaaaaacaataacCAGCTGGCAGAAATTATACTGGAGTTTCTAAAGAAGAAATATAACTGGGTAATGTGGTCTGTGCGTGTATTCAGTGAGCCAACTGGCATCTTTAGTATGTTTAGTAGGAAGGAATATCACTGCCTGACAGGTAAAAGTCGGTTTGACGTACCCAAAATTAATGatactgtaaatatttcagtttcttaCAGTTCATCTCCAGAGCCCCTCAACAAAACTCAGATAAATCAGTTAatggaaaaccagaagaaaaatgaCGTGAAAGCTATATCTGAAGAGATTTTCTATAACATTCCTGCTTGTGTAGtgcatacaatacaaaacaataaagaagTAGCTGTAGCGTGTAGTTTCCCTGAGGAATTACATTTTTggcaacaatataaaaatgttgttCTTTGTGTTCATCCATCATAG